From a single Intestinibaculum porci genomic region:
- the lysA gene encoding diaminopimelate decarboxylase, giving the protein MVLQTKFATIKGNDLYIDGVKATDLASQYGTPLYVMSEGHIRQQMNELKTKFLDKYENALPLFASKSFSCLAIYKLASEYGIGIDCVSAGEISIALKAGFDPDKIYFHGNNKLPSEIEYALSHDVTHFVIDNFYEIELCEKIAGELGKKVKATVRVVPGIKAGGHNFIMTGHKDTKFGFSSHYGIYLKAIAKILNSENIEYEGLHAHIGSQVFDLYAYISAMNKFMGFVDEIYENFGVVTSKVNAGGGYGIAYNKNDEPLDFEVITSEIMKVIYGHYDEKGWAHPAVMIEPGRYVVGNAGITLYTVGAIKEIPDVRTYVSVDGGMADNIRTALYDADYDGIVANKAGETKTKNVRVAGKCCESGDIVVKDVNVTANIMPGDIFAVFTTGAYNYTMSSNYNQLPKPAVVFTYEGKTKCVIRRQTFDDLVAYDVTEDYK; this is encoded by the coding sequence ATGGTACTTCAGACAAAGTTTGCGACAATTAAGGGAAATGATCTTTATATTGATGGTGTGAAAGCCACGGATTTAGCTTCGCAATACGGCACGCCGCTCTATGTTATGAGCGAAGGACACATTCGTCAGCAGATGAATGAGTTAAAAACAAAATTTTTAGATAAATATGAGAATGCTTTACCTCTTTTTGCTTCGAAATCGTTCAGCTGTCTCGCTATTTATAAATTAGCGAGTGAATACGGCATCGGAATCGACTGCGTTTCCGCGGGAGAAATTTCGATTGCCTTAAAAGCTGGTTTCGATCCTGATAAAATCTATTTTCATGGCAACAACAAACTGCCAAGTGAAATTGAATATGCCTTATCCCATGATGTGACTCATTTTGTCATTGATAACTTCTATGAAATTGAATTATGCGAAAAGATCGCTGGGGAATTAGGCAAGAAGGTCAAAGCGACCGTCCGTGTTGTACCAGGCATTAAAGCCGGCGGTCATAACTTCATTATGACTGGCCATAAAGATACGAAGTTCGGTTTCTCTTCACACTACGGCATCTATCTGAAGGCCATTGCGAAAATCTTAAACTCTGAAAATATCGAATACGAAGGCTTACATGCCCATATCGGTTCACAGGTTTTCGATCTCTACGCTTATATTTCGGCGATGAATAAATTCATGGGCTTCGTGGATGAAATCTATGAAAACTTCGGTGTTGTCACTTCGAAAGTCAATGCCGGCGGCGGGTACGGTATCGCCTACAACAAAAATGATGAACCGCTAGATTTTGAAGTCATCACTTCTGAAATTATGAAAGTCATCTATGGGCATTATGATGAAAAAGGCTGGGCGCATCCAGCAGTCATGATCGAACCAGGCCGTTATGTTGTCGGGAATGCCGGGATCACTCTTTATACCGTTGGCGCCATCAAGGAAATTCCTGATGTGCGGACATATGTTTCTGTCGATGGCGGGATGGCCGACAATATCCGTACCGCTTTATACGATGCTGACTATGATGGCATCGTTGCGAATAAAGCTGGTGAAACGAAGACGAAAAATGTCCGCGTCGCTGGGAAATGCTGCGAAAGCGGGGATATTGTCGTCAAAGATGTCAATGTCACGGCCAATATTATGCCGGGTGATATCTTTGCTGTTTTCACGACCGGTGCTTATAACTACACTATGTCATCAAACTACAATCAGCTGCCAAAGCCTGCGGTTGTCTTCACTTATGAAGGCAAAACGAAATGCGTAATTCGCCGCCAGACTTTCGATGATCTGGTTGCCTATGATGTGACAGAAGATTACAAATAA
- the dapB gene encoding 4-hydroxy-tetrahydrodipicolinate reductase — MKVIVYGYGVMGKKVVNAVNNDAHLELVGVVSPVFDQDPGVPAYKSLKEVTGEVEGIIDFSHPNNLADILAYVKAHKIPAVIATTGFSEDQLASIQEASKEAPIFQSYNTSYGVAMLNKMVKEFTAELYAHDFDVEILEAHHHRKIDAPSGTAKMLYNSAASAIDGAHPIYDRESRHEKRERNEIGIASLRAGTIYGEHTVLYGGDDELIEIKHTALSRDIFAKGAVSAMNALAKKDKGFYNLETLYN, encoded by the coding sequence ATGAAAGTAATTGTTTATGGATACGGCGTGATGGGCAAGAAAGTTGTCAATGCCGTGAATAATGATGCGCATTTAGAATTAGTCGGTGTTGTGTCACCAGTCTTTGATCAGGATCCTGGTGTTCCTGCTTATAAATCATTAAAGGAAGTAACTGGTGAAGTAGAAGGCATTATCGACTTCTCTCACCCTAATAACTTAGCGGATATCTTAGCTTATGTGAAAGCTCATAAGATTCCCGCTGTTATTGCGACAACTGGTTTTAGTGAAGACCAGTTAGCTTCTATTCAGGAAGCCAGCAAAGAAGCGCCGATCTTCCAGTCTTACAACACATCTTATGGTGTCGCTATGCTCAATAAGATGGTCAAAGAATTTACCGCTGAATTATATGCTCATGATTTCGATGTAGAAATCTTAGAAGCGCATCATCATCGTAAGATTGATGCCCCTTCTGGCACGGCTAAAATGCTTTACAACTCAGCGGCCTCAGCAATCGATGGCGCGCATCCGATCTATGATCGTGAATCACGTCACGAAAAACGTGAACGTAATGAAATTGGCATCGCCTCATTAAGAGCCGGGACCATTTATGGAGAACACACCGTGCTTTATGGCGGTGATGATGAATTAATTGAAATTAAGCATACCGCATTATCAAGAGATATCTTCGCGAAAGGCGCGGTTTCAGCGATGAATGCCTTAGCGAAAAAAGACAAAGGTTTCTATAACTTAGAGACACTCTATAATTAA
- the dapA gene encoding 4-hydroxy-tetrahydrodipicolinate synthase: MALFEGSAVAMILPMKDNGDIDYEGFKKHVQRMIDGGVQAILVNGTTGEPATILWEDEQELTKIAVAMCKGTKTKVIAGGGSNNTAVAIEKAKFNAAVGADANLVVTPYYNKTSQRGLIAHYKAIAAAAPDLPLIMYNVPGRTGMKIAVDTVVELAKVPNIIAMKDATDDIAYAMEVLTRTRDLDFDLYSGCDDNILPFIAAGGKGVISVLSNLYPRETEMFAQLCLKGDLEKAREMALDFNDVSKYLFIDTNPIMPKAALKHMGYIDSEALRQPLIPTTDENKKLLFDAMAAFEKKGY, from the coding sequence ATGGCACTATTTGAAGGCAGCGCTGTCGCTATGATCTTACCAATGAAAGACAATGGCGATATCGATTATGAAGGATTTAAAAAACATGTACAAAGAATGATTGATGGCGGTGTACAGGCCATCTTAGTCAATGGGACAACGGGTGAACCAGCGACCATCTTATGGGAAGATGAACAGGAATTAACTAAGATTGCCGTTGCAATGTGCAAAGGCACAAAAACCAAAGTGATCGCTGGCGGCGGTTCAAACAATACGGCTGTCGCAATTGAAAAAGCCAAATTTAATGCAGCCGTTGGCGCTGATGCCAACTTAGTGGTAACCCCTTATTACAATAAAACCTCACAGCGCGGCTTGATTGCTCATTATAAAGCAATCGCGGCGGCGGCTCCTGATTTACCATTAATCATGTATAACGTGCCTGGTCGTACCGGCATGAAGATTGCCGTTGATACGGTTGTGGAATTAGCGAAAGTGCCAAATATCATCGCCATGAAAGATGCCACGGATGATATCGCTTATGCGATGGAAGTCTTAACAAGAACACGTGATTTAGACTTTGATTTATATTCAGGCTGTGATGATAATATCCTGCCATTTATTGCGGCTGGGGGAAAAGGTGTCATCTCTGTTTTATCAAACCTTTATCCAAGAGAAACAGAAATGTTTGCCCAGTTATGTTTAAAAGGTGATTTAGAAAAAGCCCGTGAAATGGCTTTAGACTTCAATGATGTCTCTAAATACTTATTCATTGATACAAACCCAATTATGCCAAAGGCAGCCTTAAAACATATGGGTTATATTGATTCTGAAGCATTAAGACAGCCATTAATCCCAACGACGGATGAAAATAAAAAATTATTATTCGATGCGATGGCAGCTTTCGAAAAGAAAGGATACTAA
- a CDS encoding ACT domain-containing protein: MTFTRIEADENIIQVRMENVEKNSLPVADIFQTFAKYDVNIDMISSVNYEDSLRMDFTCDDSSSKALNEAIGEVTEKHPRIHIFTKRNVGKLIVEGEEMRDRPGVAAEVFAILGKHMIPFSQVTTSEISISFVLHKKYIEKALTVIKEEMK, encoded by the coding sequence ATGACTTTTACACGTATTGAAGCTGATGAAAACATTATTCAGGTACGTATGGAAAATGTCGAAAAGAATTCTTTGCCGGTGGCAGATATCTTTCAGACCTTTGCCAAGTATGATGTAAACATTGATATGATTTCATCAGTCAACTATGAAGACTCATTACGCATGGATTTTACTTGTGATGATTCTTCCAGCAAAGCCTTAAACGAAGCGATTGGCGAAGTAACGGAAAAACATCCGCGTATTCATATCTTCACCAAACGTAATGTCGGCAAACTGATTGTCGAAGGAGAAGAAATGCGTGATCGCCCAGGGGTGGCGGCGGAGGTATTCGCCATCTTAGGCAAACATATGATCCCCTTCTCACAGGTGACGACCAGTGAGATCTCGATCTCATTTGTTTTACATAAGAAATATATCGAAAAAGCTTTAACAGTCATTAAGGAGGAAATGAAATAA
- a CDS encoding BglG family transcription antiterminator, with protein sequence MVIELEEQYKKLKDEVYHTVAQFSQQYKLETPDTVIYNLAIHLSLSIAREITGSYIDTSNSQLEACKELNTYPIAQEIIKVLNEEYKIDLPESDTCYTAMYLANKSLLDLDFNCEFDIVDDEIENIMNETLDAIKDQLGYDLRENENFVKGMSLHFYPAIERLENNKQLDNNPMVKEISSYEEPLKCAHILNDIVTKHYNKSFNDNELSYITLHFGTAFYDAK encoded by the coding sequence ATGGTAATTGAACTAGAGGAACAATATAAAAAGCTCAAGGATGAAGTCTATCATACGGTTGCTCAGTTTTCACAGCAATATAAGTTAGAAACCCCAGATACGGTTATTTACAATTTAGCGATCCACTTATCATTATCGATTGCCCGGGAAATAACTGGCAGTTATATTGATACCAGCAATTCACAGCTGGAAGCTTGTAAAGAATTAAATACATATCCGATTGCCCAGGAGATCATTAAAGTCCTTAATGAGGAATATAAGATTGATTTACCAGAATCAGATACCTGCTATACCGCGATGTATCTGGCTAATAAATCATTATTAGACTTAGATTTCAACTGTGAATTTGACATCGTTGATGATGAAATTGAAAATATCATGAACGAAACTCTTGATGCTATTAAAGATCAGTTAGGCTATGATTTAAGAGAAAATGAAAACTTTGTGAAAGGCATGTCTTTACATTTCTATCCGGCCATTGAACGTTTAGAAAACAACAAGCAGCTTGATAATAATCCAATGGTCAAAGAAATCAGTTCTTATGAAGAACCACTCAAGTGTGCCCATATTTTAAATGACATTGTCACCAAACATTACAACAAATCTTTTAATGACAATGAACTCTCTTATATCACATTACACTTTGGTACAGCTTTCTATGATGCCAAATAA